Part of the Thermosipho affectus genome is shown below.
GTAATCTTTGTAAAAAAATAATTTATCGTTGTATTCGATTTTTTGGCCAAAAGAAGATACTTCATTAAATTTATTTCCTTCTTTTACTAAAAAAATGCCCGAATCAATTTCGGGAAATTCTTTTGAAATAAACGATAACGCTTTTATTGGAAAATCATTGTTCTCATTTGTAAGTTGATTTGTAAAATCAAACACTACTTCTTTTAAGTTTATTTTTTTACTTTTAGCTAAATTAAATAAAAATAATGTTGTTATTAGCGAGTATATGGATAAAATTATTAGCAAAAACTCCAAAGTTTATCCCCCTTCCTACGTTAATTGTACTTTTAAAACTTCTTTTTACAACCTATTTTAGAAAAATATCTTGAAACAAATTAATCAAAGTTTTTTTACGTGTAATTTAAGGTATTTGTTCGATAGTCGAATAAAAGCGTTTTTTAGGCATTTGTGTTGTCTAGAATAAAAATTATAATAAAAAAATAAAAATATATTGACAATGTCTAAAAATGGATGTATAATAAAATTGGACATGATAAAGGAGGATTAGCATGGAGAGTTATGCGAAGATTTTAAAGCTTCACGATATAAGACCAACTATTCAGAGAATACAGATTTTAAAATTTATAATTGAAAGTAAAGTACATCCATCTGCTGATGAAATATACGAAGAGTTAAAGTCAAAGATACATGCTATTTCAAGGGCTACTGTTTATAACACCGTTAATTTGTTGAGTGAGAAAGGGGTAATAAAAGAGGTAATTACACCATCTGCGATAAGATATGATTATGAAATTGTTCCACATCATCATTTTTTCTGTTTGAAGTGTAAAAAAGTTTACGATGTATTTGGTGAATTACCAGAAATTCAAAAAGTGGATAGTATAGATGGGCATTTGGTAAAAAAAATCCAGTATTGTTTAGTTGGAATTTGTAAAAAATGTTTAAATGGAGGTGAGTAGTATGAGTTTACCACTTATTGGGGAGAAGGTTCCAGAATTTGAGGCAGTTACTACGAAAGGAGTTATAAGGTTTCCAGATGATTTTAAGGGAAAATGGGTTGTGTTATTTAGTCATCCGGCGGATTTTACACCAGTTTGTACAACGGAATTTGTTGCGTTTCAGAAGAGATACGATGAATTTCAAAAGATAAACACGGAATTGGTTGGATTAAGCATTGATCAGGTATTTTCACATATAAAGTGGGTTGAGTGGATCAAAGAAAAACTTAATGTTGAAATTAAATTCCCAGTTATAGCAGATGATAGAGGGAAAATTGCAGAAATGCTTGGGATGATTCATCCAGCAAAAGGTACTAATACGGTAAGAGCTGTATTCATAATTGATCCAAAAGGAATTTTAAGAGCTATTCTTTATTATCCACAAGAACTTGGAAGGAACATGGATGAGATTTTGAGAATGGTAAAAGGGTTGCAAACAGTTGATGAGAATGGAGTTGCTTTGCCAGCAAATTGGCCTAACAATGAACTTGTCAATGATGAGGTAATTGTTCCACCTGCAAGTAGCGTAAAAGAAGCAGAACAAAGGTTAAAGGAATACGAATGCTACGATTGGTGGTTCTGTCATAAAAAGTTAAAATGATATTTTGGAGGGGAAAACATGAAGAGATACGTATGTAGTGTATGTGGATATGTATATGATCCAGAAGTAGGGGATCCAGACAATGGGGTAGAGCCAGGGACACCATTTGAGAAATTGCCAGAAGATTGGGTATGTCCAGTATGTGGGGTAGGCAAAGACCAATTTGAAGTAGAAGAATAAGTGGGAAGATCGG
Proteins encoded:
- a CDS encoding Fur family transcriptional regulator, with the protein product MESYAKILKLHDIRPTIQRIQILKFIIESKVHPSADEIYEELKSKIHAISRATVYNTVNLLSEKGVIKEVITPSAIRYDYEIVPHHHFFCLKCKKVYDVFGELPEIQKVDSIDGHLVKKIQYCLVGICKKCLNGGE
- a CDS encoding peroxiredoxin, with the protein product MSLPLIGEKVPEFEAVTTKGVIRFPDDFKGKWVVLFSHPADFTPVCTTEFVAFQKRYDEFQKINTELVGLSIDQVFSHIKWVEWIKEKLNVEIKFPVIADDRGKIAEMLGMIHPAKGTNTVRAVFIIDPKGILRAILYYPQELGRNMDEILRMVKGLQTVDENGVALPANWPNNELVNDEVIVPPASSVKEAEQRLKEYECYDWWFCHKKLK
- the rd gene encoding rubredoxin, with the translated sequence MKRYVCSVCGYVYDPEVGDPDNGVEPGTPFEKLPEDWVCPVCGVGKDQFEVEE